The window GCTGTCGTCTCCTGGATGCTGGCGGTCGTCCACTCCGCCGCAGTCTTCGCTTGTCTCCTCGATCCCCCGCCTGACGGGACTGGCCCGCCGCGAGTGAGCGCACTATAGGGAGCCCCTCAGGGCACCGCATCGGGGTTTTCCGCAACATGTTGGTGCGGCCGCCACGACGCGACGCGCCTTCAACGCCGGTGGCCGTGATCGGCCCGAATCCACTGGGCCGCCTTCTCCGCAATCATCAGCGTGGGGCTGTTGGTGTTGCCGCTGGTGATCGTGGGCATCACGCTGGCGTCGACCACCCGCAGGCCGGCCACGCCGCGTACCCGCAGCTGCGCATCGACGACAGCCTGCGGGTCGTCGTCGCGCCCCATCCGGCAGGTGCCCACCGGGTGGAAGATCGTCGTGCCGATGTCGCCGGCCAGCCGCGCCAGCTCGGCGTCGGTCTGGAACTGCACGCCAGGCTTCACCTCCTCGGGCCGGTATTTGGCCAACGCCGGCTGCGCCGCGATGCGCCGCGTCACCCGCAGGCTGTCGGCCGCCACCTGGCGGTCGGCTTCGGTGGACAGGTAGCGCGGCGCGATGAGCGGCGCGTCCTCGAAGCGCGGGCTGCGGATGCGGATTGCGCCGCGGCTGGTCGGATTGAGGTTGCAGACGCTCGCCGTGAAGGCGTCGAAGCGATGCAATGGCTCACCGAACGCCTCCAGGCTCAGCGGTTGCACGTGGTACTCGAGGTTGGGCCACGTGTGGTCCGGCGACGAGCGGGTGAAGGCACCGAGCTGCGATGGCGCCATGCTCATCGGTCCGCTGCGCTTGAACGCGTATTCCAGGCCGATGCGGGCCCTGCCCCACCACGACGCCGACAGCGTGTTGAGCGTCGGCACGCCCTGCAGCTTGAAGACGGCGCGAATCTGGAGATGGTCCTGCAGGTTCTCGCCGACGCCGGGCAGGTCCTGCGCCACCGCGATGCCGTACTGCTGCAGCAGCCCCGCCGGTCCCAGGCCCGACAGCTGCAGCAGCTGCGGCGAACCCACCGCACCGGCGCTGAGCAGCACCTCGGCACTGGCCCGGACGGTCTCGGGGCCGTGGGGCGTCTGCACATCGCAGCCGGTGCAGCGCAGCGCGCCGTCGGCACCGCGCTCGATCAGCAGCCGGGTCACCTGCACGCCGGTCCACATCTCGAAGTTGGGCCGGCCATAGCAGGTCGGTCGGAGGAAGGCCTTGGCCGTGTTCCAGCGCCAGCCGGCGCGCTGATTGACCTCGAAGTAGCCCACACCCTCGTTGTTGCCGCGGTTGAAGTCGGCGCTCGCCGGGATGCCGGCCTGCTGCGCGGCCAACGCGAACGCCTCCAGCACGTCCCAGCGCAGGCGCTGCTTCTCGACCCGCCATTCGCCGCCGGCGCCATGCATCTCGTCGGCGCCACCGTGGTGGTCCTCGTGCTGCTTGAAGACCGGCAGGCAGGCGTCCCAGCGCCAGCCATCGTCGCCGGTCACCGCCGCCCAGTGGTCGTAGTCGCGCGACTGGCCGCGCATGTAGATCATGCCGTTGATGCTCGAGCAGCCGCCCAGCACCTTGCCGCGCGGGTAGCGCAGCGAGCGGCCGTTCAGCCCCGGATCGGGCTCGGTCTGGTAGAGCCAGTCGGTGCGCGGGTTGCCGATGCAGTGCAGGTAGCCGACCGGGATGTGGATCCAGTGGTAGTCGTCGCGGCCACCGGCCTCGAGCAGCAGCACGCGCTTGGCCGGATCGGCGCTCAGGCGGTTGGCCAGCAGGCAGCCGGCCGTGCCGCCGCCGATGATCACGTGATCGAAGGTGGGGGTGACGTCGTCGTTCATCGCGGAATCGCCGATGCGAGCACCGGGAACAGTTTGGCCAGCCCTTCGGCCATGATCTCCACCGCCATCGCCGCCAGGATCAGGCCCATCAGCCGCGTCATCACGTTGATGCCGGTCTTGCCCAGCACCCGCGCGATGCGGCCCGAGGCGATGAAGGCCAGGTAGACCGCTGCGCCGATCACCACCCCGTAGAGCACCAGCGTGCCCAGTTGCCACCAGTGGCGCGTGCGCTCGGCGTAGATGACCATCGTCGAGATGGTGGCCGGGCCGGTCAGCAGCGGGATCGTCAGCGGCACGACTGCGATGCTGGCCCCGGCGTCGGCCTTCTGGGCGCCCTCGCTCATGTCTTCCTTGCTGGTGTCGGCCGGCTGGGCGTTGAGCATCTGCAGCGAGCTGATCAGCAGCAGCGTGCCGCCGCCGACCTGGAAGGAGGCGATGCTGATGCCGAAGAACTCGATGATCTTCAGCCCTGCCACCGCGCTGATCGAGATCACGAGGAAGGCGCTGAAGGCGCTCACCCGAATGGTGCGCTGGCGCTGCTGCCGGTTGAAACCGCTGGTGAAGGTGATGAAGAAGGGAATGGCGCCGATCGGGTTGACGATGGCCAGGAGTGCGATCAGGGGTTTCAGATCCATCGCGGGATTCTCAGTCCCCGGCCATTCGCTTGTCGACCGAGGGCGCGTCCGGGCACCGCCCGAAGGGCCGCCAGGCCGCATGTTTGCTCGACTCCGATACAACACTCGGGTGCCCCACTACACCGAAAGTCACCTCTTCCCACATAATGGGCTTTCGTGTTTGGATGCGGCGCCTTCTCTGGATCGGTTCCGGCGGGTTGAGGCTCCACATATTGTTCGGTACCGCTGTACCGGTTTTCAGAGGAAGAAAGGCGCTCTCTCATGGGCAACAAGCTGTACGTGGGCAACCTTGCCTACAGTGTGCGCGACGACGATCTGCAACAGGCGTTCGGCGAATTCGGCGCCGTCACCTCGGCCAAGGTCATGATGGACCGGGACACCGGCCGCTCGAAGGGCTTCGGCTTCGTCGAGATGGGCTCCGATGCCGAGGCCCAGGCGGCCATCGAAGGCATGAACGGTCAGTCCCTGTCCGGTCGCGCGATCGTCGTCAATGAAGCCCGCCCTCGTGAAGAGCGGCCGGGTGGTTTCCGTGGTCCCTATGGCGGCGGCGGTGCCGGCGGCGGTGGTGGCTACGGCGGCGGCGGTGGTGGCCGCAGCGGCGGCGGTGGTGGTTATGGCGGTGGTGGTGGCGGCTACGGCGGCGGCGGCGGTGGTCGCAGCGGCGGTGGCGGCGGTTATGGCGGCGGCGGTGGTCGCAGCGGTGGTGGTGGCGGTTACGGCGGCGGCGGCGGTGGCCGCGGCGGCTACTGAGAGCCCCCATCGCACGAGCCGGTCGATGCCGGCTTCCGGGATTCCTCAAAGGCGGTGGCGCTTCGGCCCACCGCCTTTTGTCTTGGCGGGCCCTATTCGCCCTGGCGCTTCTTGCGGCCCCGTCCGACCAGCGCACGGTCCAGCACGGCGTTCGGGAGCAGCCGCATCAGCTTGGCGACGATCCCCATCTGCCAGGGGATCACGCGGTAGCTGACGCCGGCCCGGATCGCCGCCACGGCGCGCTCGGCAAAGGCCTCGGGCGTCATCAGGAAGGGCATGCCGTAGCGGTTGCCGGCAGTCAGCGGCGTCGCCACGTAGCCGGGCACCAACGTCACGACCCGGATCCCGAACACGCGGCACTCACCGCGCAGGCTCTCGCAATAGCTCACCACGCCCGCCTTGCTCGCGCAGTAGGCGCCGTGGCCGGGCAGGCCGCGGATGGCCGCGACGCTCGCCACTCCCACCAACGTGCCCGAGCGCCGCTCGCGCATCGGCTTCACGAAGGGCTGGAACGTGGCAGCCATGCCAAGGTTGTTGGTCTCGAAGGTGGCGCGGATCACTTCCAGGTCTTCGTACTCCGCGGTATCGACGCCGATGCTGATGCCGGCGTTGGCCACCACCACGTCGGGCAGGCCCTGGTCCTGAAGGCACGCGCGGCCGGCCGCGGTGATGCTCGCCACGTCGCGCACGTCGGCCGCGTAGACCGCCCAACGTTCAGCTGGCCAGCCACGGGCACGGCACCAGGCCTCGATCTCGTGGGCGCGGCGCGCTACCAGCGCCAGACGGTAGCCGGCCTGCGCGAAGCGGGCCGCCAGGGCCTGGCCGATGCCGCTCGACGCCCCGGTGATGAAGACCAGCGGCGCGGCGGCACTCACGGCGCCGCCTGCGGCGTGGCGAGCAGCTCGCCGCTCACGCGACCGCTCAGCTGGCCGATGCGGTCGAGGTGGCTGTAGTCGAGGCTGCCGGCGCGCATCTCACCGCGACCGGTGAACAGCGTCACCGGCAGGTGCGAGCGCACCCGCTCCGTCTCGGTGAACAGCTCGAGAAACTCGCCGCGGATCTCGAGCCGTGCCGACGGGCCTTCGCCCGGGCCCGGCTCGCGGATCACGCGCGCGCCGCCGGTCAGCCGCACCTGGGTCGCATCCCCGTTGCTCAGCGCCCGCTGCGCGCTGCCCAGCGTGACGCGACCCGTCTCGTCGACCGCCCGCAGGCGCACGCCTTCGACCTCGATCGTGTCGGTGTCCGGGTAGTGCTGCATCACGTCGCCTTCGAGCCGCGAGCGCAGCGCGCCGCTCGGCGTGTAGCTCACGACGGAAAAGCCGCGCATCGTGTAGTCCGGCTCGTGCCTCAGCGCCTGGGCCGCCTTGGTGTCGCCCGGCACCGGGGTGTTTTTCACCAGCCACCAGCTCAGCGCCGCCAGCGCGCCCATCAGCAGCACCGGCAGGTAGCGCAGCAGGTGATCGAGCGCGCGCGCGGTCCACGGGCCGCCGACCGCCTCGCGCGCGCCGCCCTGCGGGGCCAGCGGCAGGAGCTCGGCGAACGGCGGCTCGGGGCTGTCGCCGCGATCGGTCATGAGGATGGCCCCGCCACCGTGCCGCTGTCCAGCGTGGTGAGATGACCCTGCAGCAGGCCGGCGTAGCGCCCGCTCGCCACCAGCATCAGGTCGCAGAACTCGCGCGCCGCGCCGTGGCCGCCGGCCACCGTCGTCACGTGGTCGACCCGCGCGCGCACCTCGGCATGCGCGTTGGACGGCGCCGCGGCGAAGCCGGCCCGCACCAGCAGCGGCAGGTCGGGCCAGTCGTCGCCGATCGCCGCCACCTGGGGCCAGTCCAGGCCCAACGTCGCGAGCAACGCGGTCGCGGCAACCAGCTTGTCGTGGGCACCGTAGACCGCGTGTGCGATGCCCAGATCGGCCACGCGCCGCCGCACCGCCGGTGAATCGCGGCCGGTGATCACCAGCGGCGCGATGCCGCCCTGCGCCAGCAGCTTGAGGCCATGGCCGTCGAGCGAGTTGAAGGCCTTGACGGTCTCGCCGTGCTCACCGATGTACAGCCGCCCGTCGGTCAGCACGCCGTCGACGTCGAAGATCGCCGCGCGCAGTCCCTGCGCCTTCAGCAGCAGCGACGGCGCGAACTGCAGCGTCGCCCGGAATTCGCGCCGGCTCTGCTCATCCATCAGATGACCTTCGCGCGCAGCAGATCGTTGATGTTCAGCGCACCGACCAGCACGCCCTGGGCATCGACCACGAGCACACTGGTGATGCGGTGCGTCTCCATCAGGTCGGCGGCATCGACGGCCAGTGCGTCGTCGCGCACCGTGCGCGGCGCCGGATGCATCACCTCCGCGGCCGTCAGCGCGCGCAGGTCGCCGCCCTTCTCGATCAGGCGGCGCAGGTCGCCGTCGGTGAAGATGCCCTGCACGCGGCCGGCGTCATCGACGATCGCTGTGGCGCCCAGGCCCTTCGCGCTCATCTCGCGCATCAGGTCGGTGAACGCCGTTGCCGGCCCCACGCTCGGCACCGCGTCGCCGCCGCGCATCACGTCGCGCACGTGCGTCAGCAGCTTGCGCCCCAGCGAACCGCCAGGATGCGAGCGCGCGAAGTCTTCCTCCTTGAAGCCGCGGGCATCGAGCAGCGCGACGGCGAGGGCGTCACCCAGCGCCATCTGCGCGGTGGTGCTGGCCGTCGGTGCCAGGTTCAGCGGACAGGCCTCCTGTGCGACCGCGCTGTCGAGCACCAGCTCGGCATGGCGCGCGAGGTTGGAGTCGGCCCGGCCGGTGATCGCGATCAGCATGACGCCCAGCCGCTTGAGCACCGGCAGGATGGCCGCCAGCTCGTCGCTCTCGCCGGAGTTCGAGATCGCCAGCACGATGTCGGACGGGGTCACCATGCCCAGGTCGCCGTGACTCGCCTCGGCAGGGTGCACGAACATCGCCGGCGTGCCGGTCGAGGCCAGTGTCGCGGCGATCTTGCGGCCCACGTGGCCGCTCTTGCCCATGCCCATCACGACCACGCGGCCGCGGCATACCAGCATGGCCGCGACCGCCCGTGCGAACGCGTCGGCCATCGGCCCGACGATGCGCTGC is drawn from Methylibium petroleiphilum PM1 and contains these coding sequences:
- a CDS encoding GMC family oxidoreductase gives rise to the protein MNDDVTPTFDHVIIGGGTAGCLLANRLSADPAKRVLLLEAGGRDDYHWIHIPVGYLHCIGNPRTDWLYQTEPDPGLNGRSLRYPRGKVLGGCSSINGMIYMRGQSRDYDHWAAVTGDDGWRWDACLPVFKQHEDHHGGADEMHGAGGEWRVEKQRLRWDVLEAFALAAQQAGIPASADFNRGNNEGVGYFEVNQRAGWRWNTAKAFLRPTCYGRPNFEMWTGVQVTRLLIERGADGALRCTGCDVQTPHGPETVRASAEVLLSAGAVGSPQLLQLSGLGPAGLLQQYGIAVAQDLPGVGENLQDHLQIRAVFKLQGVPTLNTLSASWWGRARIGLEYAFKRSGPMSMAPSQLGAFTRSSPDHTWPNLEYHVQPLSLEAFGEPLHRFDAFTASVCNLNPTSRGAIRIRSPRFEDAPLIAPRYLSTEADRQVAADSLRVTRRIAAQPALAKYRPEEVKPGVQFQTDAELARLAGDIGTTIFHPVGTCRMGRDDDPQAVVDAQLRVRGVAGLRVVDASVMPTITSGNTNSPTLMIAEKAAQWIRADHGHRR
- a CDS encoding MarC family protein; protein product: MDLKPLIALLAIVNPIGAIPFFITFTSGFNRQQRQRTIRVSAFSAFLVISISAVAGLKIIEFFGISIASFQVGGGTLLLISSLQMLNAQPADTSKEDMSEGAQKADAGASIAVVPLTIPLLTGPATISTMVIYAERTRHWWQLGTLVLYGVVIGAAVYLAFIASGRIARVLGKTGINVMTRLMGLILAAMAVEIMAEGLAKLFPVLASAIPR
- a CDS encoding RNA recognition motif domain-containing protein, with protein sequence MGNKLYVGNLAYSVRDDDLQQAFGEFGAVTSAKVMMDRDTGRSKGFGFVEMGSDAEAQAAIEGMNGQSLSGRAIVVNEARPREERPGGFRGPYGGGGAGGGGGYGGGGGGRSGGGGGYGGGGGGYGGGGGGRSGGGGGYGGGGGRSGGGGGYGGGGGGRGGY
- a CDS encoding SDR family oxidoreductase gives rise to the protein MSAAAPLVFITGASSGIGQALAARFAQAGYRLALVARRAHEIEAWCRARGWPAERWAVYAADVRDVASITAAGRACLQDQGLPDVVVANAGISIGVDTAEYEDLEVIRATFETNNLGMAATFQPFVKPMRERRSGTLVGVASVAAIRGLPGHGAYCASKAGVVSYCESLRGECRVFGIRVVTLVPGYVATPLTAGNRYGMPFLMTPEAFAERAVAAIRAGVSYRVIPWQMGIVAKLMRLLPNAVLDRALVGRGRKKRQGE
- the lptC gene encoding LPS export ABC transporter periplasmic protein LptC is translated as MTDRGDSPEPPFAELLPLAPQGGAREAVGGPWTARALDHLLRYLPVLLMGALAALSWWLVKNTPVPGDTKAAQALRHEPDYTMRGFSVVSYTPSGALRSRLEGDVMQHYPDTDTIEVEGVRLRAVDETGRVTLGSAQRALSNGDATQVRLTGGARVIREPGPGEGPSARLEIRGEFLELFTETERVRSHLPVTLFTGRGEMRAGSLDYSHLDRIGQLSGRVSGELLATPQAAP
- a CDS encoding KdsC family phosphatase — its product is MDEQSRREFRATLQFAPSLLLKAQGLRAAIFDVDGVLTDGRLYIGEHGETVKAFNSLDGHGLKLLAQGGIAPLVITGRDSPAVRRRVADLGIAHAVYGAHDKLVAATALLATLGLDWPQVAAIGDDWPDLPLLVRAGFAAAPSNAHAEVRARVDHVTTVAGGHGAAREFCDLMLVASGRYAGLLQGHLTTLDSGTVAGPSS
- a CDS encoding KpsF/GutQ family sugar-phosphate isomerase, coding for MGAQALAVEAQALGALQQRIVGPMADAFARAVAAMLVCRGRVVVMGMGKSGHVGRKIAATLASTGTPAMFVHPAEASHGDLGMVTPSDIVLAISNSGESDELAAILPVLKRLGVMLIAITGRADSNLARHAELVLDSAVAQEACPLNLAPTASTTAQMALGDALAVALLDARGFKEEDFARSHPGGSLGRKLLTHVRDVMRGGDAVPSVGPATAFTDLMREMSAKGLGATAIVDDAGRVQGIFTDGDLRRLIEKGGDLRALTAAEVMHPAPRTVRDDALAVDAADLMETHRITSVLVVDAQGVLVGALNINDLLRAKVI